One genomic window of Myxococcota bacterium includes the following:
- a CDS encoding cytochrome P450, whose product MTITNGDELLEPQRYASHGYPHDTWTRLRRESPVHWCEPTELVPFWAITRHAHICEVSKQPDVFQSGNGIVPATKEVAERLARGERGPFDMMQTIITMDPPKHRKYRKVASPWFTAQALARVDDVVKASARRLVDRLYESQKGGEGTCDFVTDVAIAHPLRILCSILGIPEADEPKVLRLTQQLFAADDPEYKRSEENPEEAFRALGMEFLQYFGKIIYDKRANPGNDLASVLANAEVDGARMGDIETLGYYLITFTAGHDTTRNAIAGGMLALVQNPAERAKLRAEPEARVSDAVEEIVRWTTPVNYMMRTAARDYELAGTKLRAGDRLLLFYASANRDEDVFDAPFRFRIDRHPNPHLGFGIGEHFCLGSHLARRSQRALFAELVGRLEDVALLDEPERLAASFVAGVKHLKLRYRLAAHH is encoded by the coding sequence GTGACCATCACCAACGGCGACGAGCTCCTCGAACCCCAGCGCTACGCGAGCCACGGCTACCCGCACGACACCTGGACGCGCCTGCGCCGCGAATCCCCCGTCCACTGGTGCGAGCCGACGGAGCTCGTGCCCTTCTGGGCGATCACGCGTCACGCACACATCTGTGAAGTCTCGAAGCAGCCCGATGTGTTCCAGAGCGGCAACGGGATCGTACCCGCCACCAAGGAGGTCGCCGAGCGCCTGGCGCGCGGGGAGCGCGGGCCGTTCGACATGATGCAGACCATCATCACCATGGACCCGCCCAAGCACCGCAAGTACCGCAAGGTGGCGAGCCCGTGGTTCACCGCGCAGGCGCTGGCGCGCGTCGACGACGTGGTGAAGGCGAGCGCGCGGCGGCTGGTCGACCGGCTGTACGAGTCACAGAAGGGCGGCGAGGGCACGTGTGACTTCGTGACCGACGTCGCCATCGCGCACCCGCTGCGCATCTTGTGCTCGATCCTGGGCATTCCCGAGGCCGACGAGCCCAAGGTGCTGCGACTCACCCAGCAGCTCTTCGCGGCCGACGACCCGGAGTACAAGCGCAGCGAGGAGAACCCCGAAGAGGCGTTCCGCGCGCTGGGCATGGAGTTCCTGCAGTACTTCGGGAAGATCATCTACGACAAGCGCGCGAACCCCGGCAACGACCTGGCCAGCGTGCTGGCCAACGCCGAGGTCGACGGCGCGCGCATGGGCGACATCGAGACACTCGGCTACTACCTGATCACCTTCACCGCGGGTCACGACACCACGCGCAACGCCATCGCCGGCGGCATGCTCGCGCTGGTGCAGAACCCGGCGGAGCGCGCGAAGCTGCGCGCCGAGCCCGAAGCGCGAGTCAGCGACGCGGTCGAGGAGATCGTGCGCTGGACGACGCCCGTGAACTACATGATGCGCACCGCGGCGCGCGACTACGAGCTGGCCGGAACCAAGCTGCGCGCGGGCGACCGGCTGCTCTTGTTCTACGCGTCCGCCAACCGCGACGAGGATGTGTTCGACGCGCCCTTCCGCTTCCGCATCGACCGCCATCCCAACCCGCACCTCGGCTTCGGGATCGGCGAGCACTTCTGTCTGGGCTCGCACCTGGCGCGCCGCTCGCAGCGCGCGCTGTTCGCCGAGCTCGTCGGACGCTTGGAAGACGTAGCGCTCCTGGACGAGCCCGAGCGGCTCGCGGC
- a CDS encoding APC family permease has product MASGGAPLEKGLKAGALGFVSSLVIGVASTAPGYSVAASLGVVAASVAFQSPGVLWLAFLPMLGIALSYYAMNRVDPDCGTTFTWVTRSMGPWVGWIAGWSLLVADFLIMASLGQIAGRYSFRLFGVAELATSPYAVTAVSVAWVVAMTWICYVGIEVSAKTQWFLLGAEVAVLGVFAAVALGRVYLGHYTDSVAPSAAWLNPFTLDAPRLEAGVLTAIFIYWGWDTAVAVNEETDRAEHTPGHAAIVSTLLLLGIYVLVAVAAQAVHGPAFLAAHRDDVLSALGSQVLPFGFDKLLDLAVLTSASAATQTTILPATRSMLAMSAHGAAPRAFGAISPRYLTPGVSTLWMGAISIVCCLALALVSDDVISDSVTATGLAISFYLGLTGLACVVYFRKALWNDLRTFALAGFGPFAGFLGLGYVFVRSCIAQANGLPLAMALGSMLLGLVLMIAMWRIDPTFFRRRSEAAHPETRL; this is encoded by the coding sequence GTGGCCTCCGGGGGGGCGCCCCTCGAGAAGGGGCTGAAGGCCGGGGCGCTCGGCTTCGTGTCGAGCCTGGTGATCGGCGTCGCTTCGACCGCGCCGGGCTACAGCGTGGCGGCGTCGCTCGGGGTGGTGGCGGCCTCGGTCGCGTTCCAGTCACCGGGCGTGCTGTGGCTGGCGTTCCTGCCCATGCTCGGCATCGCGCTCTCCTACTACGCGATGAATCGTGTGGACCCGGACTGCGGCACCACCTTCACCTGGGTGACTCGCAGTATGGGGCCGTGGGTGGGCTGGATCGCGGGCTGGTCCCTGCTCGTGGCCGACTTCCTGATCATGGCCAGCCTGGGCCAGATCGCGGGCCGCTACTCGTTCCGGCTGTTCGGCGTCGCCGAGCTGGCCACCAGCCCGTACGCGGTCACCGCGGTGAGCGTGGCCTGGGTCGTGGCCATGACCTGGATCTGCTACGTGGGCATTGAGGTCTCGGCGAAGACCCAGTGGTTCCTGCTCGGGGCCGAAGTCGCGGTGCTCGGAGTCTTCGCCGCGGTGGCGCTCGGGCGCGTGTACCTGGGTCACTACACTGACTCGGTCGCGCCCAGCGCGGCCTGGCTGAACCCGTTCACGCTCGACGCGCCGCGGCTCGAGGCAGGCGTGCTGACGGCCATATTCATCTACTGGGGCTGGGACACGGCCGTCGCGGTGAACGAAGAGACCGACCGCGCCGAGCACACGCCGGGTCACGCGGCGATCGTGTCGACCCTGCTCCTGCTCGGCATCTACGTGCTGGTCGCGGTGGCTGCGCAGGCGGTGCACGGGCCGGCCTTCCTGGCCGCGCATCGCGACGACGTGCTCTCGGCGCTGGGCAGCCAGGTGCTGCCGTTCGGCTTCGACAAGCTGCTCGACCTGGCGGTGCTGACCTCGGCCTCGGCGGCGACCCAGACCACGATCCTGCCGGCCACGCGCTCCATGCTGGCCATGTCGGCGCACGGCGCCGCGCCGCGCGCGTTCGGCGCGATCTCTCCGCGCTATCTCACCCCCGGTGTCTCGACCTTGTGGATGGGCGCGATCTCGATCGTGTGCTGTCTGGCGCTCGCGCTCGTGTCCGACGACGTGATCTCGGACTCGGTGACCGCCACGGGGCTGGCGATCTCGTTCTATCTCGGGCTCACGGGCCTGGCCTGCGTGGTCTACTTCCGCAAAGCGCTGTGGAACGACCTGCGCACGTTCGCGCTGGCCGGCTTCGGGCCCTTCGCCGGCTTTCTCGGGCTCGGCTACGTGTTCGTCCGCTCGTGCATCGCGCAGGCGAACGGCCTGCCGCTCGCGATGGCGCTGGGCTCCATGCTCCTGGGCCTGGTCCTCATGATCGCCATGTGGCGCATCGACCCAACGTTCTTCCGGCGCAGGTCCGAAGCTGCACACCCCGAGACACGCCTCTGA